In a single window of the Novosphingobium sp. IK01 genome:
- a CDS encoding efflux transporter outer membrane subunit, with protein MKHSKTLALLAPGLLLAGCNMAPHYVRPDLPVAPSVSSGIGQGADTQAQASDAAPMAWKDYFTDARLRAVIGLSLENNRDLRVAVAHIAQARARYKVQGADLFPTISAGASGDIAQVPSGLSGLTGGSGGSAGGPANSTRYNLYRGQLGVSAWEIDLFGRVRNLTQAAQEEYFASIDNRAAAQVSLVSEVANAWLQLAADREQLAIARDTHAAFAQTLEITQDRAKMGVASDLDLQQARTSFEQARADIARLTTTVAQDRNALDLLVGTPVGDAMLPEGLDTTEATIGQLPGGLASSVLLKRPDVSSAEHDLRSANANIGAARAAFFPQISLTAAVGTMSMGFANLFRDGSLNWSASPSATLPIFDMGKNINNLRYAKATRDAMVATYEKAIQTAFRETADALARRETIGTQLDAQQKREGAAHSALTIAQARYKEGVDPFLTTLDSERTYYAARQDLVSVRLERQTNAVELFRALGGGV; from the coding sequence ATCAAGCACAGCAAGACGCTGGCTTTGCTTGCCCCCGGCCTGTTGCTGGCCGGGTGCAACATGGCACCGCACTACGTTCGCCCCGACCTGCCGGTGGCGCCTTCGGTCTCGTCCGGCATCGGGCAGGGGGCGGATACACAGGCCCAGGCTTCGGACGCCGCGCCGATGGCCTGGAAGGACTATTTCACCGATGCGCGCCTGCGCGCGGTGATCGGCCTTTCGCTCGAAAACAACCGCGACTTGCGCGTTGCGGTGGCCCATATCGCCCAGGCGCGGGCCCGCTACAAAGTGCAGGGTGCCGACCTGTTCCCGACCATTTCGGCCGGGGCCAGCGGCGACATCGCCCAGGTTCCCAGCGGGTTGAGCGGCCTGACCGGGGGCAGCGGAGGCTCTGCGGGCGGTCCGGCCAACAGCACCCGCTACAACCTCTATCGCGGGCAACTGGGGGTCTCGGCCTGGGAGATCGACCTGTTTGGCCGCGTGCGCAACCTGACCCAGGCGGCGCAGGAGGAATACTTCGCGAGCATCGACAACCGGGCGGCGGCACAAGTCTCGCTGGTGTCCGAAGTGGCCAATGCCTGGCTTCAGCTTGCGGCGGACCGCGAGCAACTGGCCATCGCCCGCGATACCCACGCGGCCTTCGCCCAGACGCTGGAGATCACGCAGGACCGCGCGAAGATGGGCGTGGCCTCGGACCTCGACCTGCAACAGGCCCGGACCAGCTTCGAGCAGGCGCGCGCCGATATCGCGCGGCTGACCACGACCGTGGCGCAGGACCGCAACGCGCTCGACCTGCTGGTCGGCACGCCCGTTGGCGACGCGATGCTGCCCGAGGGGCTGGACACGACCGAAGCAACCATCGGGCAATTGCCCGGCGGGCTGGCATCGAGCGTGCTGCTCAAGCGGCCCGACGTGTCCTCGGCCGAGCATGACCTGCGGTCGGCCAATGCCAATATCGGCGCGGCGCGGGCGGCCTTCTTCCCGCAGATCTCGCTGACCGCGGCGGTCGGCACGATGAGCATGGGCTTTGCCAACCTGTTCCGCGATGGCAGCCTGAACTGGTCGGCATCGCCTTCGGCCACGTTGCCGATCTTTGACATGGGCAAGAACATCAACAATTTGCGCTATGCCAAGGCCACGCGTGACGCGATGGTGGCGACGTATGAAAAGGCGATCCAGACCGCGTTTCGCGAGACCGCCGACGCGCTGGCCCGTCGCGAGACGATCGGCACCCAGCTCGATGCCCAGCAGAAGCGCGAAGGGGCCGCCCACAGCGCCCTGACGATTGCCCAGGCCCGCTACAAGGAAGGCGTCGATCCGTTCCTGACCACGCTGGACAGCGAGCGGACCTACTATGCGGCCCGGCAGGATCTGGTCTCGGTACGGCTGGAGCGGCAGACCAACGCGGTCGAACTGTTCCGCGCGCTCGGTGGCGGCGTCTGA
- a CDS encoding multidrug effflux MFS transporter, with product MNDEGKPSVGWKVLGVLSMLMGFASISTDVYLPAMPAMARSLGASNGMIEYSITGYLVGFAFGQLLWGPISDRHGRRAPIAIGIVLFLFGSAGCALAGSAQAIVAWRLLQALGAAAGVVIARAMVRDLFVGPQAARVLSTLMVVMAVAPLVGPIVGGQVAAMAGWRAIFWLQVGIGLFNLATLYTLPETLPVAQRHDGRLLDVLGHYARLVREPRLMAYAAGGGFFYVGMFAYVAGTPFAYITYHHVPPQLYGLLFGVGIVGIMGSNAINARLVARHDSDTLLLWGTTLAAVAGVGSAVAAYWDVGGLWGLFFTLFLFVASTGFIVANSIAGALSDYPGQAGAVSALVGAFQYGSGVFGSGLVGLFADGTPRPLGFIMALAGVGACVGAAMLTRVPRAVRLAA from the coding sequence GTGAACGACGAAGGAAAGCCTTCGGTCGGATGGAAAGTGCTGGGCGTGCTCAGCATGCTGATGGGCTTTGCGTCGATTTCGACCGATGTCTATCTTCCTGCCATGCCCGCCATGGCGCGCTCGCTGGGGGCCAGCAATGGCATGATCGAGTATTCGATCACCGGCTATCTCGTCGGGTTCGCTTTCGGGCAATTGCTGTGGGGCCCGATCAGCGACCGCCACGGGCGCCGGGCTCCGATTGCCATCGGTATCGTCCTGTTCCTGTTTGGCTCTGCCGGCTGCGCGCTGGCGGGCAGCGCCCAGGCGATTGTCGCATGGCGGCTGTTGCAGGCGCTCGGTGCGGCAGCCGGGGTGGTGATTGCGCGGGCCATGGTGCGCGATCTTTTCGTCGGGCCTCAGGCGGCGCGGGTGCTCTCGACGCTGATGGTGGTCATGGCCGTGGCCCCGCTGGTCGGCCCGATCGTGGGCGGACAGGTGGCGGCCATGGCGGGCTGGCGGGCGATCTTCTGGTTGCAGGTGGGCATTGGCCTGTTCAACCTGGCCACGCTCTATACCCTGCCCGAGACTTTGCCCGTCGCGCAGCGCCATGATGGCCGCTTGCTCGATGTGCTGGGCCATTATGCGCGTCTGGTGCGCGAGCCGCGGCTGATGGCCTATGCGGCGGGGGGCGGCTTCTTCTACGTCGGCATGTTCGCCTATGTCGCCGGAACGCCCTTTGCCTATATCACCTATCATCACGTTCCGCCCCAGCTCTACGGGTTGCTGTTCGGTGTCGGGATCGTCGGGATCATGGGCTCGAACGCGATCAACGCCCGTCTGGTTGCGCGCCATGACAGCGATACGCTCCTGCTCTGGGGCACGACGCTGGCTGCCGTTGCGGGCGTGGGATCGGCGGTGGCGGCCTATTGGGATGTGGGCGGCCTGTGGGGGCTGTTCTTCACGCTGTTCCTGTTCGTGGCCAGCACGGGCTTCATCGTCGCCAATTCGATTGCCGGGGCGCTGAGCGACTACCCCGGACAGGCCGGCGCCGTCTCCGCGCTGGTGGGCGCGTTCCAGTATGGCAGCGGGGTGTTCGGTTCGGGGCTCGTGGGCCTTTTTGCCGATGGCACGCCCCGGCCACTGGGCTTCATCATGGCGCTGGCCGGGGTAGGGGCCTGTGTGGGGGCGGCCATGCTGACACGGGTGCCGCGCGCGGTGCGCCTGGCGGCGTGA
- the tenA gene encoding thiaminase II: MMGFCDTIWAEVAPLREAILAHPFLTGLADGTLPGETFRHYIVQDSLYLAEYGRSLALAAARAPDAAARLEFSDGAKVAVVVEQALHQAFFNQFGVSPEMAEATEPTPACLGYTSYIASLAATRSYEELIAGILPCFWVYWEVGCAIKPRATTPNPYAAWIDNYADPAFGEATKRVCALVDAAAQEASPATRTAMARAFKQATRFEWMFWDSAWRRESWPI, translated from the coding sequence ATGATGGGATTTTGCGACACGATCTGGGCTGAAGTGGCCCCCTTGCGCGAGGCGATCCTCGCCCATCCGTTCCTCACCGGGCTGGCCGACGGGACCCTGCCGGGCGAGACGTTCCGGCACTATATCGTGCAGGACAGCCTCTATCTGGCCGAATATGGCCGTTCTCTGGCGCTGGCGGCAGCACGCGCGCCCGATGCGGCGGCGCGGCTCGAATTTTCCGATGGCGCGAAAGTCGCCGTGGTGGTCGAACAGGCGCTCCATCAGGCCTTCTTCAACCAGTTCGGCGTCAGCCCGGAAATGGCCGAAGCCACCGAGCCGACCCCGGCCTGCCTCGGCTATACCAGCTATATCGCCTCGCTGGCGGCCACGCGCAGCTATGAAGAACTGATCGCGGGCATCCTGCCGTGCTTCTGGGTCTATTGGGAGGTGGGCTGCGCGATCAAGCCGCGCGCGACCACGCCCAACCCTTATGCCGCATGGATCGACAACTATGCCGATCCCGCGTTCGGCGAGGCGACCAAGAGGGTCTGCGCGCTGGTCGATGCGGCGGCGCAGGAAGCCTCTCCGGCAACCCGCACCGCGATGGCCCGCGCGTTCAAACAGGCCACCCGGTTCGAATGGATGTTCTGGGATTCAGCCTGGCGCCGCGAGAGCTGGCCGATCTGA
- the pnuC gene encoding nicotinamide riboside transporter PnuC, which translates to MPVLEIIAVLVSILGVWLTAQRRMLCWPANLLGCILYFKLFLDARLYADMVLQVLFGASILYGWVAWARSKTQTGKTRSGVGESKTVEVRPLPLAHALGWLVAGALGGLVIGWFTSHYTDAALPWMDAMLSSFSLVAQVWTARRQAANWLLWIAVDVIYVGMFVYKALWPTAGLYAAMVVLAAIGYRRWRADHARSTHMHHDQQGNA; encoded by the coding sequence ATGCCGGTTCTCGAAATCATCGCCGTCCTCGTCAGCATTCTGGGGGTCTGGCTGACGGCGCAGCGGCGGATGCTGTGCTGGCCGGCAAACCTGCTGGGCTGCATCCTCTACTTCAAGCTGTTCCTCGACGCGCGGCTCTATGCCGACATGGTGCTGCAAGTCCTGTTCGGGGCCAGCATCCTCTATGGCTGGGTGGCCTGGGCGCGGAGCAAGACGCAGACAGGCAAAACCCGCAGTGGCGTGGGCGAGAGCAAGACAGTCGAAGTCCGCCCGCTGCCCCTCGCCCATGCGCTGGGCTGGCTGGTGGCGGGCGCGCTGGGCGGGCTCGTCATCGGCTGGTTCACCAGCCATTATACTGACGCGGCGCTGCCATGGATGGATGCCATGCTCAGCAGTTTCAGCCTCGTCGCCCAGGTCTGGACCGCGCGCCGACAGGCCGCGAACTGGCTGCTGTGGATCGCAGTCGACGTGATCTACGTCGGCATGTTCGTTTACAAGGCCTTGTGGCCGACAGCCGGGCTCTATGCGGCAATGGTCGTGCTGGCAGCGATCGGATACCGCCGCTGGCGCGCAGACCATGCCCGTTCAACACATATGCATCACGATCAGCAAGGGAATGCATGA
- a CDS encoding aminoglycoside phosphotransferase family protein, giving the protein MVHGMGMALEAPAWPAITPAEAGAVLARFPASAGRPFTLAWHSPRPFSAAVRVEVPEGTFFLKRHHARLRSPATLAPEHAFMAHLHARGLPVPLVETTHDGASVLAQGDWTYELLRPVPGADLYRDRQSWTPFLKACHAPAAGAALARLHLAARDFRAPARPDCPLVGSFTILPAPDPMAAARAYVAARPALAGWLEDKGWQSRLAALFTALGTAMADPPAMPSPLQRPLWTHNDWHPSNLLWADDNTVAGIIDFGLATQTSALHDLATAIERCAIPWLDLASADPAACAQAALGLIAGYRSLVPLSGGDLARVIALLPLVHIEFALSEVDYFIGILNDEAQAMIAWDDYLLGHAQWFLSDAGRAFLGALEQGAQA; this is encoded by the coding sequence ATGGTGCATGGAATGGGCATGGCGCTCGAAGCGCCAGCCTGGCCTGCCATCACGCCTGCCGAAGCCGGGGCCGTGCTTGCCCGCTTCCCGGCCTCGGCAGGCCGCCCCTTCACCCTTGCCTGGCATTCACCCCGGCCCTTCTCTGCCGCCGTGCGGGTCGAGGTTCCCGAAGGCACCTTCTTCCTCAAGCGCCACCACGCCCGCCTGCGCAGTCCGGCCACCCTCGCCCCCGAACACGCGTTCATGGCCCATCTCCATGCCCGTGGCCTGCCCGTGCCCCTGGTGGAAACCACGCACGATGGCGCGAGCGTGCTGGCGCAGGGGGACTGGACCTACGAATTGCTGCGCCCCGTGCCCGGCGCGGACCTCTATCGCGACCGGCAATCGTGGACCCCGTTCCTCAAGGCATGCCATGCTCCTGCCGCCGGGGCCGCGCTGGCCCGGCTGCATCTGGCCGCCCGCGATTTCAGGGCACCCGCGCGGCCCGATTGCCCGCTGGTCGGCAGCTTCACGATCCTGCCCGCCCCCGATCCCATGGCAGCGGCGCGCGCTTATGTCGCCGCGCGTCCGGCGCTGGCGGGCTGGCTGGAGGATAAGGGATGGCAATCGCGCCTTGCGGCCCTTTTCACGGCACTGGGCACGGCGATGGCGGACCCTCCGGCCATGCCAAGCCCGTTGCAACGCCCCTTGTGGACCCACAACGACTGGCACCCGTCCAACCTGCTCTGGGCAGACGACAACACGGTCGCCGGGATCATCGATTTCGGCCTCGCCACGCAAACGAGCGCGCTGCACGATCTGGCCACGGCCATCGAACGCTGCGCAATCCCCTGGCTCGATCTGGCCTCCGCCGATCCGGCGGCCTGCGCGCAGGCCGCGCTGGGCCTGATCGCGGGGTATCGCAGCCTTGTCCCGCTTTCCGGGGGGGATCTGGCACGCGTGATCGCGCTGCTGCCGCTCGTCCACATCGAGTTTGCCCTGAGCGAAGTCGATTACTTCATCGGCATCCTGAACGACGAGGCGCAGGCCATGATCGCATGGGACGACTATCTTCTGGGGCATGCCCAGTGGTTCCTGTCGGACGCCGGGCGCGCCTTCCTCGGCGCCCTCGAACAGGGAGCGCAGGCCTGA
- a CDS encoding TonB-dependent receptor, whose amino-acid sequence MLSTQNAHAADAGANPDTSADSADSADRIEVIGHRDPEGLLPDQNAPQAISAIGSDFLRKQAPTLNAYQLVAMLPGANVASSDPYGLSVSSGITLRGLGQDQIGVLMEGAPQNDIGYFYAYPSQFADTENLRQITLAQGAADIAAPVVSAAGGVIALSLSDPADRMGGLVDASVGSYNEARGFVRFDTGEIGKTGLKAFVSFSNNRADNWRGAGFDRRRHVDAKILKEWGQGNRAALALSYNDAITSTYPSPSMADWQASGRKFNYDARYTPGNTNYWRLYRAPFRNFYISAPVHLHLNDRLDFDTTGYFQIGFGNSPYGTQLSTTGNYLGTEFLADPISLPGAVNGQATVLGNWMASQMRVGDVASLTFRAGAHKITAGLWFDYGTDRVTQSYTPLKDNGHPLEAWGDEATAIHTADGRVLAYENERTVTVTKGFFVADSMALTHKLTLDIGFKGVNVLRNGRNYLPGPQDAVRSDIFAALPRAALHWQIDGHQQVFANIVTNFRAPNEFALLNSYYLGKPVTQGRGDLRPERSLSQELGYRYIGPSLSFSLTGFHYHFRNRQVSTIVNSGGALVNATVNGGSQTSWGVDGEIDYRPARGMSIYLSGEALHTRIDSDLPVGDDFLPTRGKHAVASPGFQFALGTTYDRGRLFGSTTLKYVGHQYATFMNDERIRGYATFDLSVGVHLAGLIDDKTMDLRLNAINLTNPHVLSGVQSVSTNAQDTIGRNGSVIASAAPRYYVGSGRAFVATLSRAF is encoded by the coding sequence CTGCTGTCGACGCAGAATGCCCATGCCGCCGATGCAGGCGCCAATCCAGACACCAGCGCAGACAGCGCCGATTCGGCTGACCGCATCGAGGTGATCGGCCATCGCGATCCCGAAGGGCTGCTCCCCGACCAGAACGCGCCGCAGGCGATCAGCGCGATCGGCAGTGATTTTCTGCGCAAGCAGGCGCCCACGCTCAATGCCTATCAGCTGGTGGCCATGCTGCCGGGCGCCAATGTGGCCTCCAGCGATCCCTATGGCCTTTCGGTCAGTTCGGGGATCACCCTGCGCGGGCTGGGACAGGACCAGATCGGCGTCCTGATGGAAGGCGCGCCGCAGAACGACATCGGCTATTTCTATGCCTATCCCTCGCAGTTCGCCGATACCGAGAATCTCCGGCAGATAACGCTGGCGCAAGGGGCCGCCGACATTGCCGCACCGGTGGTTTCGGCGGCAGGCGGTGTCATCGCGCTCAGCCTGAGCGATCCGGCTGACAGGATGGGCGGTCTGGTCGATGCCTCGGTGGGGTCATACAACGAGGCACGCGGCTTCGTGCGCTTCGACACCGGCGAAATCGGCAAGACCGGGCTCAAGGCCTTCGTCTCCTTCTCCAACAACCGCGCCGACAACTGGCGCGGGGCCGGTTTTGACCGCCGCCGCCATGTCGATGCCAAGATCCTCAAGGAATGGGGGCAAGGCAACCGTGCCGCGCTGGCGCTCTCGTACAACGACGCGATCACCTCGACGTATCCCAGCCCGTCGATGGCCGACTGGCAGGCCTCGGGGCGCAAGTTCAACTATGATGCCCGCTATACGCCGGGCAATACCAACTATTGGCGGCTCTATCGCGCGCCGTTCCGCAATTTCTATATCTCGGCGCCGGTCCACCTGCACCTGAATGACCGGCTCGATTTCGACACTACCGGCTATTTCCAGATCGGTTTTGGCAACTCGCCCTATGGCACGCAGCTGAGCACGACCGGCAACTATCTGGGCACCGAATTTCTGGCCGACCCGATCAGCCTGCCCGGCGCCGTCAACGGACAGGCGACAGTGCTGGGCAACTGGATGGCCAGCCAGATGCGCGTGGGCGATGTCGCCAGCCTGACCTTCAGGGCCGGAGCCCACAAGATCACCGCCGGGCTGTGGTTCGACTATGGCACCGACCGCGTGACCCAGAGCTATACCCCGCTCAAGGACAACGGCCATCCGCTTGAAGCCTGGGGCGACGAGGCCACCGCCATCCACACCGCCGACGGGCGCGTGCTGGCCTACGAGAACGAGCGCACGGTCACCGTGACCAAGGGCTTTTTCGTGGCCGACAGCATGGCGCTCACCCACAAGCTCACGCTCGACATCGGCTTCAAGGGCGTGAACGTGCTGCGCAATGGGCGCAATTACCTGCCCGGCCCGCAGGACGCCGTGCGCTCCGACATCTTTGCCGCCCTGCCCCGCGCGGCGCTGCACTGGCAGATCGACGGGCACCAGCAGGTCTTTGCCAATATCGTCACCAACTTCCGCGCGCCCAACGAATTTGCGCTGCTCAACAGCTACTACCTGGGCAAGCCGGTCACCCAGGGGCGCGGCGACCTGCGCCCCGAACGCTCGCTTTCGCAGGAACTGGGCTATCGCTACATCGGGCCGAGCCTGTCGTTCTCGCTCACCGGGTTCCACTATCATTTCCGCAACCGGCAGGTCTCGACCATCGTCAACAGCGGCGGCGCGCTCGTCAATGCGACGGTCAATGGCGGCAGCCAGACGAGTTGGGGCGTCGATGGCGAGATCGACTATCGCCCGGCGCGCGGGATGAGCATCTATCTGTCGGGTGAAGCGCTCCACACCCGCATCGACAGCGACCTGCCCGTGGGCGACGATTTCCTGCCCACGCGAGGCAAGCATGCCGTGGCCAGCCCCGGTTTCCAGTTCGCGCTGGGCACCACGTATGACCGGGGCCGCCTGTTCGGCAGCACCACGCTCAAGTATGTCGGCCACCAGTATGCCACGTTCATGAACGACGAGCGCATCAGGGGCTATGCCACGTTCGATCTTTCGGTGGGCGTCCATCTGGCCGGGCTGATCGACGACAAGACGATGGACTTGCGCCTGAACGCCATCAACCTCACCAACCCGCATGTCCTGTCGGGCGTGCAGTCGGTCAGCACCAATGCGCAGGACACCATCGGGCGCAATGGCTCGGTGATCGCGAGCGCGGCCCCACGCTATTACGTGGGCAGCGGCAGGGCCTTCGTCGCGACGCTCTCACGCGCTTTCTGA
- a CDS encoding TonB-dependent receptor, giving the protein MRTTSNRSDDRLDARTGASRFLALGCVSLIAVGTPALAQESTSTAAGEPKVLGSVTVTDTAVTEGSYKTDKASSPKYTAPLLDTPRSVSVIPSQVLADTATASLTDALRLVPGITLGAGEGGSPQGDRPYIRGTDAQNSMYLDGVRDIGAASREVFAVDQIEVVKGSDSTMGGRGNVGGAINMVSKLPVEGRFADLSAATGTSQYKRLTADINQPLGHNIGLRIAAMYHDQNVAGRDAIWQSRWGVAPSVKFGLTGPSSLTLAYYHLDTNELPDSGIPYQYTINNAPAGVTETGPVKVRRGTFYGLVDRDFRRTHANTGTATAQHEFGNGLTLRNTFRYGVTDQSYVLTQPDDSKGNVANGYVWRRANTRYSETTGLINQTDLFGSFAIGHIKNTFTVTAEISTEKVKVGAFQSNPSTGTAISTGSGYTGSFPTGGLCGTASITTYNCTTVGAPNPYDPWVSYASDGSSTVSPIGRSLPQTWTRARTMTKAISVLDTIDITKSLLLNVGVRYDHYITRTSAGLAASATDESGRTWVSRRDDIVSYQAGLTWKPAPNGSIYFSTSSAATPPGSYLANGQETNALGTDQNAADALKVERTKSYEVGTKWNVFDEGLSLTLAAFRTDTSNARSIDANGLVSFIGERLIKGIEFSFSGNITPRWNVFGGYTYMDSTIVDGGYTVTSGLTAPSVNTGKRFPNTPEHSFTAATTYKVTDRITLGGNAQYMGKVYGGYSDLRSVSNGAVVISKTLAREVPAYWRFDANAQLQVTPRFALQVNVNNVFNKRYFDRAFTTHFVNQAAGRTAIITAHVKL; this is encoded by the coding sequence TTGAGGACCACTTCCAACCGCTCTGACGACCGCCTCGATGCCCGAACGGGAGCTTCGCGCTTCCTCGCGCTCGGCTGCGTCAGCCTGATTGCGGTGGGCACCCCCGCCCTGGCCCAGGAAAGTACATCGACTGCTGCAGGGGAACCCAAGGTTCTGGGCAGTGTCACCGTCACCGACACCGCCGTTACCGAAGGCAGCTACAAGACCGACAAGGCCTCCTCGCCCAAGTATACCGCCCCGCTGCTCGATACCCCGCGCTCGGTCTCGGTGATCCCCTCGCAGGTTCTGGCCGACACGGCCACGGCCTCGCTCACCGATGCCCTGCGCCTCGTCCCCGGCATTACGCTGGGCGCGGGCGAAGGCGGCAGCCCGCAGGGCGACCGTCCCTATATCCGTGGCACCGACGCGCAGAATTCGATGTACCTCGACGGCGTGCGCGACATCGGCGCGGCCAGCCGCGAAGTCTTCGCGGTCGACCAGATCGAGGTCGTCAAGGGCTCCGACAGCACGATGGGCGGGCGCGGCAACGTGGGCGGCGCGATCAACATGGTCTCCAAGCTGCCCGTCGAAGGCCGCTTCGCCGATCTTTCGGCGGCCACCGGCACCTCGCAGTACAAGCGCCTGACCGCCGACATCAACCAGCCCCTCGGCCACAACATCGGCCTGCGCATCGCGGCGATGTACCACGACCAGAACGTGGCCGGACGCGATGCCATCTGGCAGAGCCGCTGGGGCGTGGCGCCTTCGGTCAAGTTCGGCCTGACCGGCCCGAGCAGCCTGACGCTGGCCTACTATCACCTCGACACCAACGAACTGCCCGATTCCGGCATTCCCTATCAATACACCATCAACAATGCCCCTGCCGGCGTGACCGAGACCGGACCCGTCAAGGTCCGCCGCGGCACGTTCTATGGCCTGGTCGACCGCGATTTCCGCCGGACCCACGCCAATACCGGGACCGCGACCGCCCAGCACGAGTTCGGCAATGGCCTGACCTTGCGCAACACGTTCCGCTATGGCGTGACCGACCAGAGCTACGTGCTCACCCAGCCCGACGACAGCAAGGGCAATGTCGCCAATGGCTATGTCTGGCGCCGTGCCAACACCCGCTACAGCGAGACGACCGGGCTGATCAACCAGACCGACCTGTTCGGCAGCTTTGCCATCGGCCACATCAAGAACACCTTCACCGTGACCGCCGAGATCAGCACCGAGAAGGTCAAGGTCGGTGCGTTCCAGTCCAACCCGAGCACCGGCACCGCGATTTCGACCGGCAGCGGCTATACCGGCAGCTTCCCCACCGGCGGTCTGTGCGGCACGGCCTCGATCACGACTTACAACTGCACCACCGTGGGCGCGCCCAACCCCTATGATCCGTGGGTCAGCTATGCCTCTGACGGGTCTTCGACCGTCTCGCCGATCGGGCGCTCGCTGCCCCAGACCTGGACCCGTGCACGCACGATGACCAAGGCGATCTCGGTTCTCGACACGATCGACATCACCAAGAGCCTGCTGCTCAACGTCGGGGTTCGCTACGACCACTACATCACCCGCACCAGCGCCGGCCTTGCTGCCAGCGCCACCGACGAAAGCGGGCGCACCTGGGTGAGCCGCCGCGACGACATCGTGTCCTATCAGGCTGGCCTGACCTGGAAGCCCGCGCCCAACGGCAGCATCTACTTCTCGACCTCCAGCGCCGCCACCCCGCCGGGCTCCTACCTTGCCAACGGGCAGGAAACCAATGCGCTGGGCACCGACCAGAACGCCGCCGACGCGCTCAAGGTCGAACGCACCAAGTCCTATGAAGTGGGGACCAAGTGGAATGTCTTCGACGAAGGCCTTTCGCTCACCCTCGCCGCGTTCCGCACCGATACCAGCAATGCCCGCTCGATCGATGCCAACGGCCTTGTCAGCTTCATCGGCGAACGCCTGATCAAGGGGATCGAGTTCTCGTTCTCGGGCAATATCACCCCGCGCTGGAACGTCTTTGGCGGCTACACCTACATGGACTCGACCATCGTCGATGGCGGCTATACCGTCACTTCGGGCCTGACCGCGCCTTCGGTGAACACCGGCAAGCGCTTCCCCAACACGCCCGAACACAGCTTTACCGCGGCCACGACCTACAAGGTCACCGACCGCATCACGCTGGGCGGCAATGCGCAATACATGGGCAAGGTCTATGGCGGCTATTCCGACTTGCGCTCGGTGAGCAATGGCGCGGTGGTGATCAGCAAGACGCTGGCCCGCGAAGTCCCCGCCTACTGGCGCTTTGACGCCAACGCGCAGCTTCAGGTGACGCCGCGCTTCGCGCTTCAGGTCAACGTCAACAACGTCTTCAACAAGCGCTATTTCGACCGCGCCTTCACCACCCACTTCGTCAACCAGGCCGCAGGCCGCACCGCGATCATCACGGCCCACGTCAAGCTGTAA
- a CDS encoding exonuclease domain-containing protein, with the protein MNAPAPISTMRTSPDYPDPDFVVIDVETACERVSSICQVGIVGYRDGGEVFAYETLVDPRDTFSAFNIGIHGITARDVAGAPDFAQVHARLEAHLAGRVVVAHSSFDKGALAAACTRTGCAPITARWLDSVRVAKRAWPDLTSHRLNVLADFLGLSHRHHDALSDARAAGQVILRAIEHTGTPLEAWLATPPKARARAPEPAPDGPLAGMRVALLGEAVDGPLAQWVAQAGGRIVAGVGRTTTMLLVATKHPYGRFVEASPAYRKAEELRRAGRDIAILTEAVLRKRIGAF; encoded by the coding sequence ATGAACGCTCCTGCGCCCATTTCGACCATGCGTACCTCGCCAGACTATCCCGATCCCGATTTTGTCGTCATCGATGTTGAGACGGCTTGCGAACGGGTCAGCAGCATCTGTCAGGTCGGCATTGTCGGCTACAGGGACGGGGGCGAAGTCTTCGCCTATGAAACGCTGGTCGATCCGCGCGATACGTTCTCGGCCTTCAACATCGGCATTCATGGGATCACGGCGCGTGATGTCGCCGGAGCGCCCGATTTCGCGCAAGTCCACGCCCGGCTCGAAGCCCACTTGGCCGGGCGCGTGGTGGTCGCGCACTCCAGCTTCGACAAGGGCGCGCTGGCGGCGGCCTGCACCCGGACAGGCTGCGCGCCGATCACCGCGCGCTGGCTCGACAGCGTGCGCGTGGCCAAGCGGGCCTGGCCCGATCTGACGAGCCACAGACTCAATGTCCTGGCCGATTTTCTGGGGCTTTCCCATCGCCACCACGATGCGCTGAGCGATGCCCGCGCGGCGGGGCAGGTGATCCTCCGGGCGATCGAGCACACCGGCACCCCGCTCGAAGCCTGGCTGGCGACCCCGCCCAAGGCCCGCGCCCGCGCGCCCGAACCGGCCCCGGACGGGCCGCTGGCCGGCATGCGGGTGGCCCTGCTGGGCGAGGCGGTCGACGGGCCTCTGGCGCAATGGGTCGCGCAGGCAGGCGGTCGCATCGTGGCCGGTGTCGGGCGGACGACCACGATGCTGCTGGTGGCCACGAAGCACCCTTACGGACGCTTTGTCGAAGCCAGCCCGGCCTATCGCAAGGCGGAAGAGCTGCGCAGGGCAGGCCGAGACATCGCCATCCTGACCGAGGCGGTCCTGCGCAAGCGGATCGGGGCGTTCTAG